The Apium graveolens cultivar Ventura chromosome 11, ASM990537v1, whole genome shotgun sequence genome has a window encoding:
- the LOC141695901 gene encoding uncharacterized protein LOC141695901, which yields MAMNMLHEWKQSCLQRQCGQAVRTVSARTWCRPQQGWVKVNTDAAVFEEAGYTGIRCVIRNEHGDFVRARNQRIEAVYQPREAEALGLKEALSWVKSFGYKKCVFETYAKMLAEACKKIEGRAYFHSIVSCCIDLFEHYDEVLVEFVNRSANEVANKLARAIHSMSDIHEWVDTAPNFISDVLIIDSI from the coding sequence ATGGCAATGAATATGCTGCATGAATGGAAGCAGAGTTGTCTACAGAGGCAGTGTGGTCAAGCGGTGAGAACTGTTAGTGCACGTACATGGTGTCGACCACAACAAGGATGGGTAAAAGTAAATACTGATGCGGCTGTGTTTGAGGAAGCTGGCTACACGGGCATAAGATGTGTTATACGGAATGAGCATGGAGATTTTGTCAGAGCAAGAAATCAGAGAATTGAAGCAGTGTACCAACCTCGAGAAGCAGAAGCTTTAGGACTGAAAGAAGCCCTGTCATGGGTTAAAAGCTTTGGGTATAAAAAATGTGTTTTTGAAACATATGCTAAGATGCTTGCGGAAGCATGCAAGAAAATTGAGGGTCGAGCTTACTTTCATTCTATTGTCTCATGTTGTATTGATCTTTTTGAGCACTATGATGAAGTGCTAGTGGAGTTTGTCAATAGGTCTGCGAATGAAGTAGCTAATAAATTGGCTAGGGCTATTCATTCTATGTCAGACATCCATGAGTGGGTTGATACCGCTCCGAATTTTATTTCCGATGTATTGATTATCGATTCAATTTAA
- the LOC141695902 gene encoding uncharacterized protein LOC141695902 — protein sequence MVSQGSRRRIGNGESTRVWKVPWLPSKENGYLTTDMPQELEHIKVINLMETDSPNWDDAVLHDICTDRDVQLIKRIPTPLQQTEDSWFWILEESAVALAAKRVQIDQKCTWCLMRNEDATHVLFDCSFAREVWRNVGIPEVRFDGYTENIVDIFKQLVNDCPREKLAMIGIICWNLWNRRNRWVWDGVSISEFGV from the exons ATGGTCAGCCAAGGAAGTCGAAGACGTATTGGGAATGGTGAATCCACGAGAGTTTGGAAAGTACCGTGGTTGCCAAGCAAGGAAAATGGATACTTAACGACAGATATGCCTCAAGAGTTGGAGCACATAAAAGTTATAAATTTGATGGAGACAGATTCTCCTAATTGGGACGATGCGGTTTTGCATGATATATGTACTGATAGAGATGTGCAGTTGATCAAGCGTATACCAACTCCATTGCAGCAGACGGAAGACTCATGGTTCTGGATTTTGGAGGAGTCGG CAGTAGCTCTTGCAGCTAAAAGAGTTCAGATAGATCAAAAATGTACGTGGTGCTTAATGCGAAATGAGGATGCCACTCATGTCTTATTCGATTGCTCGTTTGCTAGAGAGGTATGGAGAAATGTTGGGATACCTGAAGTGCGTTTTGATGGATACACAGAAAATATTGTTGATATTTTTAAGCAATTGGTTAATGATTGTCCAAGAGAAAAATTAGCAATGATTGGTATAATATGCTGGAATCTTTGGAACCGTCGGAACAGATGGGTTTGGGATGGAGTCAGTATATCCGAGTTTGGAGTGTAG